Proteins from a single region of Dyadobacter fanqingshengii:
- the iolE gene encoding myo-inosose-2 dehydratase: protein MNFENIKLGVAPINWTNDDMPELGGENTFEQCISEMALAGFTGCEVGNKFPRDTNVLRKALELRGLQICNQWNSYELTTKTLAENRKNFTELLDFLETMGAKVIGGGETGNSCQGQMNVPVFEGKGMLKTKDEWDGFTFGLNELGKIARDRGMKLAFHHHMGTCIQTIEETDRLLNETDPENVFLNYDCGHFHFAGEDPAVALQKYIGRTAHIHLKDVRPNVLQRVRDEKLSFLTAVKSGVFTVPGDSEGCIDFPSLFAIIKESHYHGWIVLEAEQDPAKANPLEYAIIARKFFKGLTGI, encoded by the coding sequence ATGAATTTCGAGAACATTAAACTAGGTGTTGCGCCCATCAACTGGACCAACGACGATATGCCCGAGCTGGGCGGTGAAAATACATTCGAGCAATGCATCAGTGAAATGGCGCTGGCTGGTTTCACGGGCTGCGAGGTCGGCAATAAGTTTCCCCGTGACACGAATGTTTTGAGAAAAGCATTGGAATTGAGAGGATTACAAATCTGCAATCAATGGAACAGCTACGAGCTTACGACCAAAACGCTGGCCGAAAACCGCAAGAATTTCACAGAATTGCTCGATTTTCTGGAAACAATGGGTGCCAAAGTAATCGGCGGCGGCGAGACGGGAAACAGTTGCCAGGGGCAGATGAATGTGCCCGTTTTTGAAGGAAAAGGTATGTTGAAGACTAAGGATGAATGGGATGGCTTCACATTCGGCTTGAACGAGCTCGGTAAAATTGCACGCGACCGCGGCATGAAGCTGGCTTTTCATCACCACATGGGAACTTGCATTCAAACCATTGAAGAAACAGATCGCTTACTCAATGAAACCGATCCTGAAAATGTGTTCCTGAACTACGACTGCGGGCATTTCCATTTTGCAGGTGAAGATCCTGCCGTTGCGCTTCAAAAATACATTGGTCGTACGGCGCATATCCATTTAAAAGATGTTCGCCCGAATGTGCTGCAACGCGTTCGCGACGAAAAGCTTAGCTTCCTAACAGCAGTAAAAAGCGGCGTTTTCACAGTTCCGGGAGATTCGGAAGGCTGCATTGATTTTCCTTCCCTTTTCGCCATCATCAAAGAAAGCCATTACCACGGCTGGATTGTCCTGGAAGCAGAACAAGACCCCGCAAAAGCGAATCCGCTAGAATACGCCATCATTGCCCGGAAGTTTTTCAAAGGATTGACCGGGATTTGA
- a CDS encoding S41 family peptidase, which produces MLNLKKLNLLFALVFAVLVVGCKEKDVQPDVLTTADSTSVADYKAVNAWLYEVMDDAYFWYKNLPAESSLDASISPYDYFEKLVYQRETVDRFSAVTDDIDALQNEFNGISKIFGISYSLSYIDDGKSNIGAFLNYVVKDSPAAVAGLKRGDIILKVNGTQLTQSNYATLLSSNETITVTLGALQDTKIVATNTTYSITKAEVTEDPVAFSTVILKPASGKTIGYLVYTQFVPGNAANEDKYDNELRQIFADFKAKGVNELVLDLRLNSGGYISSANTLASLIGKNIAASKVFYKEQWNDKYIAYWQKANGANALNYNFQAESNNIGSNLNRVFVLTSNGTASASELVINGLKPYMSVVTIGENTAGKNLFGSLISDDKERWKWGAYVMLGQTANANDESDYGTIDGMTPDYIVEDSKVPYSAFGDENETLLRKALEVMGIPAAATGRIVASKTVEPFRKLLRDDLHTRKNLMIKDGVFKALNQ; this is translated from the coding sequence ATGTTAAATCTTAAAAAGTTAAACCTTCTTTTTGCGCTTGTTTTTGCGGTGTTGGTGGTGGGGTGCAAGGAAAAAGATGTGCAGCCCGACGTTCTCACCACAGCCGATTCAACTTCCGTTGCAGACTATAAAGCAGTTAATGCGTGGCTTTACGAGGTGATGGATGACGCTTACTTTTGGTATAAAAATCTCCCGGCCGAATCCAGCCTGGATGCCTCGATCAGCCCTTATGATTATTTTGAAAAACTGGTTTACCAACGAGAAACCGTTGACCGCTTTTCGGCAGTTACCGATGACATTGATGCGCTGCAAAACGAATTCAATGGCATTAGCAAAATTTTCGGGATCAGTTATTCACTTTCATACATTGATGACGGCAAATCAAACATTGGTGCCTTTTTAAATTATGTTGTGAAAGACAGCCCTGCTGCGGTTGCCGGTTTGAAAAGGGGCGATATAATCCTGAAAGTCAATGGAACACAGCTGACACAAAGCAATTATGCGACGTTACTGAGTAGCAATGAGACCATTACAGTAACTTTGGGAGCATTGCAGGATACCAAAATTGTTGCTACGAACACCACCTATTCCATTACCAAAGCAGAGGTTACCGAGGACCCGGTTGCCTTTTCAACGGTCATTTTGAAGCCGGCCTCAGGAAAAACAATCGGTTATCTGGTTTATACGCAATTTGTGCCTGGTAATGCTGCCAATGAGGATAAATATGACAATGAGCTGCGTCAGATTTTTGCCGATTTCAAAGCAAAAGGTGTGAACGAACTCGTGCTCGACCTGCGCCTGAATTCGGGTGGATATATTAGTTCTGCGAACACATTAGCTTCGCTGATAGGCAAGAACATTGCTGCTTCCAAGGTATTTTACAAGGAACAATGGAATGATAAATACATCGCTTACTGGCAAAAAGCCAATGGTGCAAATGCGCTGAACTATAACTTCCAAGCGGAAAGCAACAACATTGGCAGCAACTTGAACCGGGTTTTCGTGCTTACTTCGAATGGAACAGCCTCGGCGAGTGAGTTGGTTATTAATGGTCTGAAACCTTATATGAGTGTAGTTACCATCGGGGAAAATACGGCTGGCAAAAATCTGTTCGGTTCATTGATCAGCGATGATAAGGAGCGCTGGAAATGGGGGGCTTATGTCATGCTTGGACAAACGGCCAATGCAAATGACGAGTCTGATTACGGGACAATTGACGGTATGACGCCGGATTACATTGTGGAGGATTCGAAAGTTCCTTACAGCGCTTTTGGTGATGAAAATGAAACACTTTTACGCAAAGCGCTGGAAGTGATGGGCATACCAGCTGCCGCAACGGGAAGAATCGTCGCTTCTAAAACAGTCGAACCATTCCGGAAACTGCTTCGGGATGACCTTCACACCAGAAAAAATCTGATGATTAAGGATGGCGTTTTCAAAGCTCTTAATCAGTAA
- a CDS encoding T9SS type B sorting domain-containing protein: MKIRLLLLFLCAFSYLPDSFGQTVRHTYRFYKTFDVAAPECGPALTPVKALGNCPAPATDGSFVNDVLPCGVQRTIYQNNLNWGLMYPNTEGAITDNYTIQMYIKPTNWGKTWARIIDFSNGGSDQGIYFKDRNGSADRCIDFYPYGIAGACPFFNTNTYYLMTFTRNGQTGIMDVYVDNTLFASYNDADARYVGKAGTPIYIFRDDQSVSCESGQANFAYLSFTDQYYSKADVDETFNEICFTANINPNADFSIAPQAICKADQNVEIKYTGTIPLPGAGYTFEWDFDGAEVISGTGMGPYVLKWNTTGEKDVALTIVNIKCGNKIVNIKQATVSDLSLTTTLEPGTCDKTSEGTLTVTGKGGSTPYQYSIDSVNYQADASFKLFPADYRVFMKDSDGCVVKEPVKVEFSSNITVQTIADTVICAGGSVQLTTTSNAQNFAWEAQASLDNPTAKDPVASPLTTTQYIVNASLGVCNLRDTVTIQVAPAIEVKATRDALIDINVPFQLVASSPQVMNLNDATFTWSPPTGLNNPSSPSPIATLQADQSYTIAVTSGMGCTGKAIVNLRVRRRENLTVPTAFTPNGDGKNEILMPVINDITSLNFFKIYDRWGELVFYTKELNKGWDGTFDGKPAVSGTYVWMIEGISNEGKVMRKNGSAMLIK; encoded by the coding sequence ATGAAAATACGGTTACTGTTACTTTTTCTTTGCGCATTCTCTTATCTGCCGGATTCTTTTGGGCAGACTGTCAGGCATACTTACCGATTTTACAAAACCTTCGACGTGGCAGCTCCTGAGTGCGGACCTGCGCTTACACCTGTAAAAGCATTGGGCAACTGTCCTGCTCCGGCCACGGATGGCAGTTTTGTGAATGATGTATTGCCATGCGGCGTGCAGCGGACTATTTACCAAAACAACCTGAACTGGGGTTTGATGTATCCCAACACCGAAGGTGCGATCACGGATAATTATACGATCCAAATGTATATCAAGCCGACGAATTGGGGCAAGACATGGGCGCGGATCATTGATTTTTCAAATGGTGGCTCGGATCAGGGCATCTACTTCAAAGACAGGAATGGTTCTGCGGATCGATGCATCGATTTTTATCCTTATGGCATTGCGGGCGCCTGTCCGTTTTTTAATACAAATACTTATTATCTCATGACATTCACGCGAAATGGCCAAACGGGCATTATGGACGTGTATGTGGACAATACATTATTTGCGTCCTACAATGATGCTGACGCGCGTTATGTAGGAAAAGCCGGAACGCCGATCTACATTTTCAGGGATGACCAGTCCGTTTCTTGCGAATCGGGGCAGGCTAATTTTGCTTATTTGTCATTCACAGATCAATATTATTCCAAAGCTGATGTTGATGAAACATTCAACGAGATCTGTTTTACGGCCAATATCAATCCCAATGCGGACTTTTCCATTGCACCTCAGGCAATTTGCAAAGCAGATCAGAATGTTGAAATAAAATACACCGGCACAATTCCGTTGCCCGGCGCAGGTTATACTTTTGAATGGGATTTTGATGGTGCAGAGGTTATTTCGGGAACAGGAATGGGGCCGTATGTTTTAAAATGGAACACCACGGGAGAAAAAGATGTAGCGCTGACCATTGTTAACATCAAATGCGGGAACAAGATCGTAAATATCAAACAGGCCACTGTGAGCGATCTCAGCCTCACCACCACATTGGAACCCGGAACCTGCGACAAAACGAGTGAGGGAACGCTTACAGTTACAGGAAAAGGCGGCTCGACGCCTTATCAATATTCCATCGATTCGGTGAATTACCAGGCAGATGCTTCTTTTAAACTCTTCCCTGCGGATTATAGGGTTTTTATGAAAGACAGCGATGGTTGTGTGGTAAAGGAGCCCGTAAAAGTTGAATTTTCGAGCAACATTACGGTTCAGACCATTGCTGACACAGTCATTTGCGCAGGCGGGTCTGTTCAGCTTACTACGACGAGCAATGCGCAGAATTTTGCCTGGGAAGCACAAGCCAGCCTGGATAATCCAACTGCAAAAGATCCAGTAGCAAGCCCTTTAACAACAACGCAATATATAGTGAATGCGTCGCTGGGTGTTTGCAATTTACGGGACACCGTGACCATCCAGGTTGCCCCTGCCATTGAGGTAAAGGCAACGCGGGACGCCCTGATCGATATCAATGTTCCTTTTCAGCTTGTTGCTTCGTCTCCACAAGTAATGAACCTCAACGACGCCACATTTACGTGGTCACCTCCGACCGGGTTGAATAATCCTTCCAGCCCGAGCCCTATTGCAACCTTGCAGGCCGACCAAAGCTATACCATCGCAGTCACCTCCGGAATGGGTTGCACAGGAAAGGCAATTGTAAATCTGCGCGTTAGACGACGAGAAAATCTGACCGTACCAACCGCATTTACACCAAATGGAGATGGAAAAAATGAAATATTGATGCCGGTTATTAATGACATTACGAGCCTTAACTTTTTCAAAATATACGATCGCTGGGGAGAACTGGTATTTTACACCAAAGAATTAAACAAAGGATGGGACGGCACTTTTGACGGAAAACCAGCCGTTTCCGGCACTTATGTGTGGATGATCGAAGGGATATCCAATGAGGGCAAAGTGATGAGGAAGAATGGTTCCGCGATGCTGATTAAATAG
- a CDS encoding acyl-ACP desaturase, with the protein MDTALSAERLEVMQHVGKDLNVLMAEYLKPIEENWQPSDFLPDSSDENFLSEVKLLQESCRELPYDYMAVLIGDTITEEALPTYESWLMDVIGVNQVEEPSSWAAWVRSWTAEENRHGDLLNKYLYLSGRVNMRAMEVSTQFLIADGFDIGTDRDPYRNFIYTSFQELATNVSHRRTATLAKKFGNPHLSKICGVIASDEMRHAKAYKDFVRRILEVDPSELLLALEDMMRKKIVMPAHFLRESGVKMGDTFSHFSDAAQRLGVYTTNDYIEILDSLLIEWEIGAVRNINERAEKARDYLMALPDRLKRIADRTRIPELQYEFSWIK; encoded by the coding sequence ATGGATACCGCACTTTCAGCAGAAAGACTTGAAGTCATGCAACATGTAGGAAAGGACCTGAATGTGCTTATGGCTGAATATTTGAAGCCGATCGAAGAGAACTGGCAGCCCTCGGATTTCTTACCAGATTCCAGTGATGAAAATTTTTTGAGTGAGGTCAAATTATTGCAGGAAAGCTGCCGAGAATTGCCATACGATTACATGGCTGTATTGATCGGCGATACGATTACCGAGGAAGCACTGCCTACTTATGAATCCTGGCTAATGGACGTAATTGGAGTAAATCAGGTGGAAGAACCTTCAAGCTGGGCAGCATGGGTGCGTAGCTGGACGGCCGAGGAAAATCGCCATGGCGACCTTTTAAACAAATATTTATACTTGTCTGGCCGTGTTAATATGCGTGCCATGGAGGTTTCCACACAGTTTCTGATCGCCGATGGTTTCGATATCGGAACAGACCGTGATCCTTATCGCAACTTTATTTATACGTCTTTTCAGGAATTGGCAACGAATGTATCGCATAGGAGAACTGCAACATTGGCCAAGAAATTTGGTAACCCGCATTTATCCAAAATTTGCGGAGTAATTGCATCCGATGAAATGCGCCATGCCAAGGCCTATAAAGACTTTGTTAGAAGGATTTTGGAGGTTGACCCTTCGGAACTGCTTCTGGCACTGGAAGATATGATGCGCAAGAAAATTGTGATGCCAGCGCACTTCTTACGGGAATCAGGCGTAAAAATGGGTGATACATTCTCACATTTTTCCGACGCTGCCCAGCGTTTAGGCGTGTACACGACGAACGATTACATCGAAATCCTTGACAGCTTGTTAATCGAGTGGGAGATAGGGGCCGTCAGGAACATTAATGAACGAGCAGAGAAAGCCAGGGATTATCTGATGGCGCTGCCAGACAGATTAAAAAGAATCGCAGACCGGACGAGAATCCCGGAATTGCAATACGAATTCAGTTGGATTAAATAG
- a CDS encoding lysophospholipid acyltransferase family protein, translating into MKKIVDYVLSAIYLIHFGLTLLLFHVLQVIAFNVFGKKVHKVVVDYLNFFLTYGLYLTGAQITLKNLARVPENRTIIFVANHQSTFDIPAIIWFLRKYHPRFVSKVELSKGVPSISYNLRKSGAALINRKDGKQAVTEIARLGKLIHEEKTSAIIFPEGTRSASGIMKPFIPGGVATLLKRAPDALIVPVAINGTGTFNPKGIFPLRSFSHLSWTVLPGIEPAGRKAEEILAEAQEAIQNSIS; encoded by the coding sequence ATGAAAAAAATCGTTGACTACGTACTGAGTGCTATTTACCTGATTCATTTTGGCTTAACCCTACTCCTCTTTCACGTTTTGCAGGTTATTGCATTTAATGTTTTTGGTAAAAAAGTACACAAAGTTGTTGTCGACTATCTGAACTTCTTTCTCACCTACGGATTGTATCTCACCGGAGCCCAGATCACACTCAAAAACCTTGCCCGCGTACCAGAAAATCGCACGATAATTTTCGTTGCCAATCATCAAAGTACATTCGACATCCCGGCTATCATTTGGTTTCTCCGGAAATATCACCCGCGATTTGTTTCCAAAGTAGAACTTTCAAAAGGCGTTCCGAGCATTTCCTATAACCTGCGAAAGAGCGGTGCGGCATTGATCAACAGAAAGGACGGCAAACAAGCTGTTACGGAAATCGCCAGACTCGGGAAATTAATTCATGAAGAAAAAACATCCGCGATCATTTTCCCCGAAGGCACACGATCCGCTAGTGGCATAATGAAGCCATTTATTCCAGGCGGCGTAGCAACTTTACTGAAACGTGCCCCGGATGCGCTGATCGTTCCAGTAGCGATCAATGGAACGGGCACATTTAACCCCAAAGGAATTTTCCCGCTCAGATCATTTTCGCACCTCTCCTGGACCGTGCTTCCCGGCATTGAACCGGCCGGAAGAAAGGCGGAAGAAATTCTTGCCGAAGCACAGGAAGCCATCCAGAATTCCATTTCCTGA
- a CDS encoding GNAT family N-acetyltransferase — translation MEIEKLVIRQAGASDKTILYEMICRLENMVMDVKGFDFAFDINIKNTNIAYFIAALGGKPVGMVSCHIQPLLHHAALVSEIQEMYVEPEYRSKQVGKALMVHVTNFAKSKGAIQMEVTSRNVREQAHRFYQREGFEKSHVKLVRYFKNDS, via the coding sequence ATGGAAATTGAAAAATTGGTAATCAGGCAAGCCGGGGCATCTGATAAAACGATCCTTTATGAAATGATATGCCGGTTGGAAAACATGGTTATGGACGTTAAGGGCTTTGATTTTGCTTTTGATATAAATATAAAAAATACGAATATTGCCTATTTCATCGCAGCGCTGGGCGGTAAGCCGGTGGGAATGGTGAGTTGTCATATTCAGCCATTATTACACCACGCCGCGCTGGTTTCCGAAATCCAGGAAATGTATGTGGAGCCGGAATATCGCTCTAAGCAGGTTGGCAAAGCATTAATGGTGCATGTTACCAACTTTGCAAAGTCAAAGGGAGCCATTCAGATGGAAGTGACTTCGCGCAATGTTCGGGAGCAGGCACACCGCTTTTACCAGCGCGAAGGCTTTGAAAAATCGCATGTTAAACTCGTCCGTTATTTCAAAAACGACTCATAA
- a CDS encoding acyl-CoA dehydrogenase family protein: MSFLESFSQIRTLLKNIDLDALGKLSKKVDLNRMMGVVSKMSEEDLGKMLKFMEAGSGKKKAPPVVNGDFYELSATLTGEDREIQLKVRDFMETEIRPIANEYWNKAHFPMHIIPLMAKLNICGLTYKGYGCAGKSALLEGFVAMEMARVDSSISTFFGVHSGLAMGSIYLCGSEEQKQHWLPVMQRMELIGAFGLTEPEVGSGVAGGLTTTCERVGDEWIINGQKKWIGNATFSDITIIWARDLADNQVKGFIVRKENPGFVAEKMQDKMALRTVQNALITLTDCRVPETDRLQNANSFKDTANVLRMTRAGVAWQAVGCGRGAYELALKYTLERKQFGRPIAGFQLVQDLLVTMLGDLTAMQTLVYRLSQLQDGGVLTDEHASLAKVFSTLRMRSIVDHARELFGGNGILLEYDIARFVADAEAIYSYEGTKEINSLIVGRAITGESAFV; the protein is encoded by the coding sequence ATGAGTTTTCTTGAATCATTTTCCCAAATACGTACATTGCTTAAAAACATTGATCTGGATGCGCTGGGCAAGCTTTCAAAAAAAGTGGATTTGAACAGGATGATGGGTGTGGTGTCTAAAATGAGTGAGGAAGATCTTGGGAAAATGTTGAAATTCATGGAAGCTGGATCGGGGAAAAAGAAGGCGCCGCCGGTTGTTAATGGTGATTTTTACGAACTCAGTGCAACGCTCACGGGCGAGGACCGCGAAATTCAGCTGAAAGTGCGTGATTTTATGGAAACGGAAATCCGTCCGATCGCTAACGAATATTGGAATAAAGCCCATTTTCCTATGCATATCATTCCGTTAATGGCGAAGCTGAACATTTGCGGACTTACTTACAAAGGTTACGGCTGCGCAGGAAAATCTGCCCTGCTGGAAGGTTTTGTGGCAATGGAAATGGCGCGGGTGGATTCTTCCATCTCCACTTTTTTCGGCGTGCATAGCGGGCTGGCGATGGGTTCGATTTACTTGTGTGGTTCGGAGGAACAAAAACAACATTGGTTGCCCGTAATGCAAAGAATGGAACTGATCGGTGCATTTGGGTTAACAGAGCCGGAGGTAGGCTCCGGCGTGGCTGGCGGGCTTACTACAACTTGTGAACGTGTTGGCGATGAATGGATTATTAACGGCCAGAAGAAGTGGATCGGGAATGCTACGTTTTCTGATATTACCATTATCTGGGCGAGGGACCTTGCTGATAATCAGGTAAAAGGTTTCATTGTGCGGAAAGAAAATCCTGGTTTTGTAGCCGAGAAAATGCAGGACAAAATGGCACTGCGGACCGTTCAGAATGCATTGATCACATTGACGGATTGCCGGGTGCCGGAAACAGACCGACTGCAAAATGCAAACTCCTTTAAGGACACAGCCAATGTGTTACGCATGACGCGTGCAGGCGTTGCATGGCAGGCGGTCGGTTGCGGGCGTGGCGCATATGAGCTTGCATTGAAATATACATTGGAGAGAAAACAGTTCGGTCGCCCGATCGCAGGCTTCCAGCTTGTTCAGGATCTGTTAGTTACAATGCTGGGCGACCTTACGGCCATGCAAACACTGGTTTACAGGCTTTCCCAATTACAGGACGGCGGCGTGCTTACAGACGAACATGCGTCACTAGCAAAGGTTTTCAGCACATTGCGTATGCGCTCGATCGTGGATCACGCGCGTGAGCTTTTTGGAGGAAATGGGATTTTGCTGGAATACGACATTGCCCGTTTTGTAGCGGATGCAGAAGCGATTTATTCCTATGAAGGAACCAAAGAAATTAATTCACTGATCGTAGGACGTGCAATTACAGGAGAAAGTGCTTTTGTTTAA
- a CDS encoding glycoside hydrolase family 9 protein, whose amino-acid sequence MKQSTCLRNLITSLSFCILSSGLSQSAFAQNSAEPIRLNQIGFYPNAQKIAIVIGEKQTVFELKEASSGKTVLKGKLSEPRTNQHSGKISRIADFSSVRKAGKYFIEVPALGKSAPFEIKEKVYKEVAAASLKGFYYQRVSTDLPEKFAGKWARPAGHPDNKVLIHASAASESRPENAVISSPKGWYDAGDYNKYIVNSGITIGTLLSLYEDYPSFCENFMTNIPESNNGVPDVLDEALWNLRWMLTMQDPADGGVYHKLTNPRFDGMIMPDACKNPRYVVQKGTAATLDFVAVMAQSARILKNFENKFPGLSDSCVTAAVKGWEWAKKNPAVLYNQDEMNKKFDPDVVTGAYGDRDAKDEWIWAAAEMYALTKKPDYLKDINFNADQPMPLPTWSQVKTLGYYTMIRFADELKTDPALTNSLKKNIISFADNLLVDLEKQPYHTVMGKTARDYSWGSSSVAANQGIALLYAFKQTKNPKYVQAAQGNLDYLLGRNATGYCFLTGFGSKRVMHPHHRPSVADGIADPVPGLLSGGPNPAQQDKCTTYTSKFADESFTDDDCSYASNEISINWNAPMVYLSAALEALSEMK is encoded by the coding sequence ATGAAGCAATCTACCTGTCTCCGAAATCTGATAACCTCCCTGTCTTTTTGTATTCTCTCATCGGGCCTTTCCCAGTCTGCTTTTGCGCAGAATAGTGCTGAGCCAATTCGTTTAAATCAGATTGGATTTTATCCTAATGCGCAAAAAATAGCAATTGTGATCGGGGAGAAGCAAACCGTATTTGAGCTGAAAGAGGCATCGTCCGGTAAAACAGTCTTAAAAGGAAAGCTCAGCGAGCCGCGAACTAATCAGCATTCCGGGAAAATAAGCCGCATTGCGGACTTTTCAAGTGTTCGTAAAGCTGGGAAGTATTTTATTGAAGTTCCGGCTTTGGGGAAATCGGCGCCGTTTGAAATAAAGGAAAAAGTTTACAAGGAAGTTGCTGCGGCCTCATTGAAAGGCTTTTACTATCAAAGAGTGTCGACGGACCTGCCCGAAAAGTTTGCCGGAAAATGGGCGCGCCCGGCAGGGCATCCAGACAATAAGGTGCTCATCCACGCGTCCGCTGCGTCTGAATCACGGCCGGAGAATGCGGTAATCAGCTCGCCGAAAGGCTGGTATGATGCGGGCGATTATAATAAATACATCGTCAACTCCGGCATTACGATAGGCACGCTGCTGTCTTTGTATGAAGATTATCCGTCGTTTTGCGAGAATTTCATGACTAATATTCCCGAAAGCAACAATGGCGTTCCCGATGTGCTGGACGAGGCACTTTGGAATTTGCGCTGGATGTTAACGATGCAAGATCCTGCCGATGGAGGCGTTTACCATAAACTGACTAATCCAAGGTTCGACGGAATGATCATGCCTGATGCTTGCAAAAACCCTCGCTATGTCGTGCAAAAAGGCACCGCGGCTACACTCGACTTTGTTGCGGTAATGGCGCAGTCTGCCCGCATTTTAAAGAATTTCGAGAATAAGTTTCCTGGTCTTTCCGATTCCTGTGTCACGGCTGCTGTGAAGGGATGGGAGTGGGCTAAAAAGAATCCTGCGGTGCTTTATAACCAGGATGAGATGAACAAAAAATTTGATCCGGATGTCGTAACAGGGGCCTACGGCGACCGCGATGCGAAAGATGAATGGATTTGGGCTGCGGCAGAAATGTATGCATTGACCAAAAAACCGGATTATCTGAAAGACATTAACTTCAATGCCGATCAGCCAATGCCTTTGCCAACTTGGAGCCAGGTGAAAACATTAGGCTATTACACCATGATCCGCTTTGCAGACGAGCTTAAAACAGATCCTGCATTAACCAATAGCCTAAAAAAGAACATTATTTCCTTTGCAGATAACTTGCTCGTTGACCTGGAAAAACAACCTTATCATACCGTTATGGGCAAAACCGCAAGGGACTATTCATGGGGAAGCAGCTCCGTGGCTGCCAATCAGGGCATTGCATTGCTTTATGCTTTCAAACAGACAAAGAACCCGAAATACGTGCAGGCAGCTCAGGGAAACCTAGATTATCTGCTGGGACGAAATGCAACAGGCTACTGTTTCCTAACCGGTTTTGGTTCCAAACGCGTCATGCATCCGCACCACCGGCCGTCTGTTGCCGATGGCATTGCTGACCCTGTTCCGGGACTTTTATCCGGTGGCCCAAACCCGGCTCAACAGGACAAATGCACGACCTACACCAGCAAATTTGCCGACGAATCATTTACAGATGATGACTGTTCCTATGCTTCCAATGAGATCTCTATCAACTGGAACGCGCCAATGGTCTACTTGTCCGCAGCACTGGAAGCATTGTCGGAAATGAAATAG
- a CDS encoding pirin family protein: protein MKNRTITNIVFAHEHAMGDMMIKQPLPSEKVAYLDPFVLLHHGQNEIPDNFELRHAGVDPHPHRGFAPVTFVFEGGVHHRDSRGNEGTVFKGGTQWMNAGMGIIHSERPAVAGLQEIIQMWVNTPESHKMDQPGYFPLKAEDTPTYKSEDGLVNVSVVTGNLLGKTGPIPTLSAIDSAMIRGSKGGKVYIPVVESHNAFLYVLGGKVKVNGQEADQHYMTVFGNDGEGFELELLEDTKALFMSGEPSGEKIVAKGPFVMSNETQIMEAYRDYRVGKMGVLIE from the coding sequence ATGAAAAACAGAACGATAACCAATATAGTTTTTGCACATGAACATGCCATGGGTGACATGATGATCAAGCAGCCGCTGCCATCTGAGAAAGTCGCCTACTTGGACCCCTTCGTACTTTTACACCATGGACAAAATGAAATTCCTGATAATTTTGAGTTGCGTCATGCAGGTGTTGACCCACATCCGCACCGCGGTTTTGCGCCGGTAACATTTGTGTTTGAAGGCGGCGTACATCACAGGGATAGTCGGGGAAACGAGGGCACTGTTTTTAAAGGCGGAACCCAATGGATGAACGCGGGTATGGGCATTATCCACAGCGAAAGGCCGGCCGTTGCAGGGTTGCAGGAGATCATTCAAATGTGGGTGAACACGCCAGAAAGCCATAAAATGGATCAACCCGGATATTTTCCTTTGAAAGCAGAAGACACACCAACTTATAAAAGCGAAGATGGGTTAGTCAATGTTTCCGTGGTGACAGGAAATTTGCTCGGCAAAACCGGCCCGATCCCAACATTAAGCGCAATTGATTCGGCGATGATCCGTGGCTCGAAAGGCGGCAAAGTTTACATTCCTGTCGTGGAAAGTCATAATGCATTCCTATATGTTTTGGGAGGAAAAGTGAAGGTTAATGGTCAGGAAGCTGACCAACACTATATGACTGTTTTCGGTAACGATGGTGAGGGCTTTGAGCTGGAATTGCTGGAAGATACCAAAGCACTTTTCATGAGCGGAGAACCAAGCGGCGAGAAGATCGTTGCCAAAGGCCCCTTCGTGATGAGTAACGAAACCCAGATAATGGAAGCTTACAGAGATTACCGAGTGGGTAAAATGGGTGTTTTAATTGAATAG